In Myripristis murdjan chromosome 2, fMyrMur1.1, whole genome shotgun sequence, a genomic segment contains:
- the LOC115373948 gene encoding fidgetin-like isoform X1 translates to MVSDRTQPGLTSAPRSSAKPLVGIDATLNPPERGRPVAKKAGLKMQWTPEHSQWAEQHFDISSTTRSPAHKAEAYRAVPGHLQRSATYQYAWANDDISALTASNLLKKYAEKYSGILEMPGSYSEAPGVPGVMNGRKGESEPWQDGVYPMSCIPEGVSVRKGGVAAASEVVSGMCSSPGLASSTLSEPSYSSSSCGSHTATALHSSSMPSQEYGPAYSGSYLHSSYSSQAAPTPALPSPLHSSGLLQPPPPPPSHPTLVPAYNGGSPNLSSYNYPPAGYPAQSSVGPGYSPGGAPPPSSYLPSGIAAPTPLPPSSALPGYPYQSHNLTPIAPTPLNSSSSNSLKRKAFYMTGQGEIDSTYGNFGYGQARSSAESPMYRVADGNGSNGGSSSGGGGGGFDRSAEKSSLPFNPQKQSTMPSEQQQQRKYSSQASGGPLTPPSYVSSTLGGSRSADSLASFTSPSLTEQGADDHRLHLSHSAPGPTSSSSSSSSRPAEEQLKSSDPHLLDMVTSEILQQGPPVDWSDIAGLELAKATLKEEVLWPMLRPDMFSSLGPAPRCVLLFGPRGSGRTLLGRCLASQLGAPFLQLSGSTLATKWLAEGEKILRASFLVARCRQPSVLFISEVDMLLSAHLSEESPVNRLKGELLAQLDSLLLGPGEDGSNQVLVVCSTSRPQDMDEGLRRYFARRVLVPLPGGAARHQILNQLLAQSQHKYCLNEEELALLVQRTEGFSGLDLARLCQEALVGLLHSSTQGMDMSGMMPRGQIRPLTYQDFDSLFRKFQASISQKEIDTYTEWNKMFGCSQ, encoded by the exons ATGGTTTCAGATCGCACGCAACCCGGCTTAACCTCGGCACCTCGTTCATCAGCAAAACCCCTCGTCGGGATCGATGCTACCCTAAACCCCCCCGAGAGAGGTCGACCTGTCGCAAAAAAAGCAG GCTTAAAGATGCAGTGGACCCCCGAGCACAGCCAGTGGGCCGAACAGCATTTTGACATCTCCTCCACCACGCGCTCACCGGCCCACAAGGCCGAGGCCTACAGAGCCGTACCGGGCCACCTGCAGCGCTCTGCCACCTACCAGTATGCCTGGGCCAACGACGATATCTCGGCCCTCACCGCCTCCAACCTTCTCAAGAAGTACGCCGAGAAGTACTCTGGCATCCTGGAGATGCCAGGCTCCTACTCTGAGGCTCCTGGCGTCCCCGGCGTGATGAACGGACGCAAAGGTGAATCAGAGCCCTGGCAGGACGGGGTCTACCCCATGAGCTGCATCCCCGAGGGGGTTTCGGTCAGGAAGGGAGGGGTGGCAGCAGCTTCCGAGGTGGTGTCTGGTATGTGCAGCTCCCCGGGCCTCGCTTCCAGCACCCTGAGCGAGCCCAGCtactccagcagcagctgtgggAGCCACACGGCCACCGCCCTCCACTCGTCCTCCATGCCCTCTCAGGAATACGGCCCGGCTTACAGTGGCTCTTACCTGCACAGTAGTTACAGCTCCCAGGCTGCCCCTACCCCGGCGCTGCCCTCCCCACTGCACAGCTCCGGGCTCCTGCAACCCCCACCTCCGCCGCCCTCCCACCCCACTTTGGTCCCAGCTTACAACGGAGGCTCCCCCAACCTATCTAGTTATAATTACCCCCCAGCAGGCTACCCAGCTCAGAGCTCAGTGGGTCCCGGATACAGCCCTGGGGGAGcaccccctccttcctcctacCTCCCCTCAGGCATCGCTGCACCTACACCCCTTCCCCCTTCTTCTGCTTTACCCGGATACCCATACCAGAGCCACAACCTGACCCCAAttgcccccacccccctcaaCAGTAGCTCCTCCAACTCGCTGAAGAGGAAAGCCTTCTACATGACAGGCCAAGGAGAGATAGACTCCACTTATGGTAATTTTGGCTATGGCCAGGCTCGGAGCTCGGCTGAAAGCCCCATGTACAGGGTAGCAGACGGCAACGGTTCAAACGGGGGCTCCAgcagtggaggaggtggtggtggattTGACAGGAGCGCGGAAAAGTCATCTTTACCCTTTAATCCTCAGAAGCAGTCCACCATGccctcagagcagcagcagcagaggaagtaCAGCAGCCAGGCATCAGGTGGGCCACTCACCCCACCATCCTATGTCTCCTCCACTCTGGGGGGCTCCCGCTCAGCAGACTCCCTTGCCAGCTTCACCTCTCCTTCTCTGACTGAGCAGGGCGCTGATGACCACCGCCTTCACCTCTCCCACTCTGCACCAGGGCctacttcctcctcttcttcgtcCTCCTCCCGGCCTGCTGAGGAGCAGCTAAAAAGCAGCGACCCTCACCTCCTGGACATGGTTACCTCTGAGATCCTCCAGCAGGGCCCCCCGGTGGATTGGAGTGACATTGCAGGTCTGGAACTGGCCAAGGCTACCCTGAAAGAGGAGGTGCTGTGGCCCATGCTGCGCCCAGACATGTTTAGTAGTCTGGGACCAGCCCCAcgctgtgtgctgctgtttggccCCAGGGGCAGTGGCAGGACGTTGCTTGGACGCTGCCTGGCCAGCCAGCTAGGGGCACCATTCCTCCAGCTCAGTGGCTCCACGCTGGCCACAAAGTGGCTGGCAGAGGGCGAGAAGATTCTACGAGCATCATTTCTGGTGGCACGCTGCCGGCAGCCCTCTGTGTTGTTCATTAGCGAAGTGGACATGCTGCTGTCAGCCCACCTCAGTGAAGAGAGTCCTGTTAACCGGCTGAAGGGTGAGCTGCTTGCCCAGTTGGACTCTCTCCTCCTGGGCCCGGGTGAGGATGGGAGCAACCAAGTGTTGGTGGTCTGCTCCACCAGCAGGCCGCAGGACATGGACGAAGGGCTCCGCAGGTACTTTGCCCGGCGGGTCCTGGTACCCCTGCCAGGTGGCGCGGCCCGACACCAGATCTTGAACCAGCTCCTGGCTCAGTCTCAGCACAAATACTGTCTGAACGAGGAGGAGCTGGCACTGCTGGTCCAGCGTACGGAGGGTTTCTCTGGCCTGGACCTGGCTAGACTCTGCCAGGAGGCCCTGGTAGGTCTGCTGCATTCCTCCACGCAGGGCATGGACATGTCAGGCATGATGCCCAGGGGACAGATCAGGCCCCTCACCTACCAGGACTTTGATAGCCTCTTTCGTAAATTCCAGGCCAGTATATCACAGAAAGAGATTGACACGTACACTGAGTGGAACAAAATGTTCGGCTGCAGCCAGTGA
- the LOC115373948 gene encoding fidgetin-like isoform X2, with protein MQWTPEHSQWAEQHFDISSTTRSPAHKAEAYRAVPGHLQRSATYQYAWANDDISALTASNLLKKYAEKYSGILEMPGSYSEAPGVPGVMNGRKGESEPWQDGVYPMSCIPEGVSVRKGGVAAASEVVSGMCSSPGLASSTLSEPSYSSSSCGSHTATALHSSSMPSQEYGPAYSGSYLHSSYSSQAAPTPALPSPLHSSGLLQPPPPPPSHPTLVPAYNGGSPNLSSYNYPPAGYPAQSSVGPGYSPGGAPPPSSYLPSGIAAPTPLPPSSALPGYPYQSHNLTPIAPTPLNSSSSNSLKRKAFYMTGQGEIDSTYGNFGYGQARSSAESPMYRVADGNGSNGGSSSGGGGGGFDRSAEKSSLPFNPQKQSTMPSEQQQQRKYSSQASGGPLTPPSYVSSTLGGSRSADSLASFTSPSLTEQGADDHRLHLSHSAPGPTSSSSSSSSRPAEEQLKSSDPHLLDMVTSEILQQGPPVDWSDIAGLELAKATLKEEVLWPMLRPDMFSSLGPAPRCVLLFGPRGSGRTLLGRCLASQLGAPFLQLSGSTLATKWLAEGEKILRASFLVARCRQPSVLFISEVDMLLSAHLSEESPVNRLKGELLAQLDSLLLGPGEDGSNQVLVVCSTSRPQDMDEGLRRYFARRVLVPLPGGAARHQILNQLLAQSQHKYCLNEEELALLVQRTEGFSGLDLARLCQEALVGLLHSSTQGMDMSGMMPRGQIRPLTYQDFDSLFRKFQASISQKEIDTYTEWNKMFGCSQ; from the coding sequence ATGCAGTGGACCCCCGAGCACAGCCAGTGGGCCGAACAGCATTTTGACATCTCCTCCACCACGCGCTCACCGGCCCACAAGGCCGAGGCCTACAGAGCCGTACCGGGCCACCTGCAGCGCTCTGCCACCTACCAGTATGCCTGGGCCAACGACGATATCTCGGCCCTCACCGCCTCCAACCTTCTCAAGAAGTACGCCGAGAAGTACTCTGGCATCCTGGAGATGCCAGGCTCCTACTCTGAGGCTCCTGGCGTCCCCGGCGTGATGAACGGACGCAAAGGTGAATCAGAGCCCTGGCAGGACGGGGTCTACCCCATGAGCTGCATCCCCGAGGGGGTTTCGGTCAGGAAGGGAGGGGTGGCAGCAGCTTCCGAGGTGGTGTCTGGTATGTGCAGCTCCCCGGGCCTCGCTTCCAGCACCCTGAGCGAGCCCAGCtactccagcagcagctgtgggAGCCACACGGCCACCGCCCTCCACTCGTCCTCCATGCCCTCTCAGGAATACGGCCCGGCTTACAGTGGCTCTTACCTGCACAGTAGTTACAGCTCCCAGGCTGCCCCTACCCCGGCGCTGCCCTCCCCACTGCACAGCTCCGGGCTCCTGCAACCCCCACCTCCGCCGCCCTCCCACCCCACTTTGGTCCCAGCTTACAACGGAGGCTCCCCCAACCTATCTAGTTATAATTACCCCCCAGCAGGCTACCCAGCTCAGAGCTCAGTGGGTCCCGGATACAGCCCTGGGGGAGcaccccctccttcctcctacCTCCCCTCAGGCATCGCTGCACCTACACCCCTTCCCCCTTCTTCTGCTTTACCCGGATACCCATACCAGAGCCACAACCTGACCCCAAttgcccccacccccctcaaCAGTAGCTCCTCCAACTCGCTGAAGAGGAAAGCCTTCTACATGACAGGCCAAGGAGAGATAGACTCCACTTATGGTAATTTTGGCTATGGCCAGGCTCGGAGCTCGGCTGAAAGCCCCATGTACAGGGTAGCAGACGGCAACGGTTCAAACGGGGGCTCCAgcagtggaggaggtggtggtggattTGACAGGAGCGCGGAAAAGTCATCTTTACCCTTTAATCCTCAGAAGCAGTCCACCATGccctcagagcagcagcagcagaggaagtaCAGCAGCCAGGCATCAGGTGGGCCACTCACCCCACCATCCTATGTCTCCTCCACTCTGGGGGGCTCCCGCTCAGCAGACTCCCTTGCCAGCTTCACCTCTCCTTCTCTGACTGAGCAGGGCGCTGATGACCACCGCCTTCACCTCTCCCACTCTGCACCAGGGCctacttcctcctcttcttcgtcCTCCTCCCGGCCTGCTGAGGAGCAGCTAAAAAGCAGCGACCCTCACCTCCTGGACATGGTTACCTCTGAGATCCTCCAGCAGGGCCCCCCGGTGGATTGGAGTGACATTGCAGGTCTGGAACTGGCCAAGGCTACCCTGAAAGAGGAGGTGCTGTGGCCCATGCTGCGCCCAGACATGTTTAGTAGTCTGGGACCAGCCCCAcgctgtgtgctgctgtttggccCCAGGGGCAGTGGCAGGACGTTGCTTGGACGCTGCCTGGCCAGCCAGCTAGGGGCACCATTCCTCCAGCTCAGTGGCTCCACGCTGGCCACAAAGTGGCTGGCAGAGGGCGAGAAGATTCTACGAGCATCATTTCTGGTGGCACGCTGCCGGCAGCCCTCTGTGTTGTTCATTAGCGAAGTGGACATGCTGCTGTCAGCCCACCTCAGTGAAGAGAGTCCTGTTAACCGGCTGAAGGGTGAGCTGCTTGCCCAGTTGGACTCTCTCCTCCTGGGCCCGGGTGAGGATGGGAGCAACCAAGTGTTGGTGGTCTGCTCCACCAGCAGGCCGCAGGACATGGACGAAGGGCTCCGCAGGTACTTTGCCCGGCGGGTCCTGGTACCCCTGCCAGGTGGCGCGGCCCGACACCAGATCTTGAACCAGCTCCTGGCTCAGTCTCAGCACAAATACTGTCTGAACGAGGAGGAGCTGGCACTGCTGGTCCAGCGTACGGAGGGTTTCTCTGGCCTGGACCTGGCTAGACTCTGCCAGGAGGCCCTGGTAGGTCTGCTGCATTCCTCCACGCAGGGCATGGACATGTCAGGCATGATGCCCAGGGGACAGATCAGGCCCCTCACCTACCAGGACTTTGATAGCCTCTTTCGTAAATTCCAGGCCAGTATATCACAGAAAGAGATTGACACGTACACTGAGTGGAACAAAATGTTCGGCTGCAGCCAGTGA